GGCGTTGTCATAAGCGTTAGATTGAATCGTCGCTTTTGTCCCTAGCACTAAAATGGGGGCGTTTTTATCTTTTACTTGTTGCTTGATCGCTAAAATGCTTGGCTCAATCACGCCCACAATAGGGATTTTGGAATGCTTTTGCATCTCTTCTAAAGCCAGAGCGCTCGCTGTGTTGCATGCCACAATCAATAATTTAATCTGGTGCGGTTTGAAAAAATCCAAAGCCTCTAAGCCAAATTGCTTGATCGTGGTGGGGTCTTTAGTGCCATAAGGCACTCTAGCGCTATCGCCATAATAGATGATTTCATCAAATAGTTGCGCTTTTAAAAGGCTTTTTAAAACGCTAAACCCTCCCACACCGCTATCAAAAACGCCTATTTTCATGACACTTTTTAATTTAATGGAATTAATTAGGGATTTTATTTTTCATTCATTAAATTTAAAAATTCTTCATTGTCCTTAGTTTGTTGCATTTTAGAATACACAAAGCTTAAGGCTTCTATGTCGTCCATTTGTTGCATCACATTCCTTAAAACCCACACTTTAGTCAAGCGGTCTTTACCAAGCAAGATATTGTCTTTTCGTGTGCCGGATTTTAAAATATCAAAGGCCGGGTAAATGCGCCTGTCTGCAATATTTCTCGCTAAAACGATTTCGCTATTCCCGGTGCCTTTAAATTCTTCAAAAATCACCTCATCCATTCTAGATCCTGTTTCAATCAACGCTGTAGCGATAATCGTCAAGCTCCCGCCTTCTTCAATATTCCTTGCAGCTCCAAAAAAGCGCTTGGGCCTGTGCAAGGCGTTTGCATCCACGCCCCCACTTAAAACCTTACCGCTTGAAGGCGTTACAGCATTATACGCTCTGGCTAAACGGGTGATAGAATCTAATAAAACCACCACATCTTTACCCATTTCCACTCGCCTTTTAGCCCTTTCTAAGACTAATTCAGCGATTCTTATGTGG
This DNA window, taken from Helicobacter pylori, encodes the following:
- the murI gene encoding glutamate racemase; the encoded protein is MKIGVFDSGVGGFSVLKSLLKAQLFDEIIYYGDSARVPYGTKDPTTIKQFGLEALDFFKPHQIKLLIVACNTASALALEEMQKHSKIPIVGVIEPSILAIKQQVKDKNAPILVLGTKATIQSNAYDNALKQQGYLNVSHLATSLFVPLIEESILEGELLETCMRYYFTPLKILPEVIILGCTHFPLIAQKIEGYFMEHFALSTPPLLIHSGDAIVGYLQQKYALKKNACAFPKVEFHASGDVIWLEKQAKEWLKL